The following proteins are co-located in the Pedobacter sp. FW305-3-2-15-E-R2A2 genome:
- a CDS encoding metallophosphoesterase family protein: protein MVQHKIQLFFLLLMGVVFQATAQDYAPLPYPDRVILTWTANPSNSQTVTWRTDTTVTAAKAQIKAEDASPALENEVASYDAATRPLRGGAYITANYHQLTFRNLKPNTVYAYRVGSGESWSEWFQFTTAADKAAPFSFIYLGDAQNDIKSKWSRVIRKAFSHQPDARFIIHTGDLINRSNNDKEWGEWHYGGGFINGMIPSLPSPGNHEYFRDEKKVLTLDPHWGAQYTLPDNGPEGLKESVYYIDYQGMRVISLDSQMIILDESSAKVQYEWLEKVLKENSNLWTVITFHHPIFSTAKSRDNKEFRERFKPLFDRYHVDLVLQGHDHTYSRGQNLPRGLSGREAGGPVYLVSVAGPKMYKVDGAKWMNVSLENTQLFQIIRVNGEELNFEAYKTSGALFDAFSLKKKSRTEAAVFTELNPEAVKR from the coding sequence ATGGTACAACATAAAATACAGCTATTCTTCCTATTATTAATGGGTGTAGTTTTTCAGGCTACAGCACAGGATTATGCACCACTTCCATATCCTGACCGTGTGATCCTGACCTGGACTGCAAACCCTTCAAATAGTCAAACCGTAACCTGGAGAACAGATACTACGGTGACTGCAGCGAAAGCGCAAATTAAAGCAGAAGATGCCAGTCCGGCATTGGAAAATGAAGTTGCCAGTTATGATGCTGCAACACGTCCTTTAAGAGGCGGGGCTTATATCACGGCAAATTATCATCAGCTGACTTTCCGGAATTTGAAACCCAATACGGTGTATGCTTACCGGGTAGGTTCAGGGGAGTCCTGGAGCGAATGGTTTCAGTTTACCACAGCTGCGGACAAAGCGGCACCTTTTTCTTTCATCTATCTTGGAGATGCCCAGAATGACATCAAGTCGAAATGGTCAAGAGTAATCCGTAAGGCCTTTTCCCATCAACCGGACGCCCGTTTTATCATTCATACCGGAGACCTGATTAATCGTTCCAATAATGATAAGGAATGGGGAGAGTGGCATTATGGAGGTGGATTTATCAATGGTATGATTCCAAGTCTTCCTTCCCCGGGGAACCACGAATATTTTAGGGATGAAAAAAAGGTGCTGACGCTGGATCCGCATTGGGGCGCACAGTATACCTTGCCGGATAATGGACCTGAAGGCTTGAAGGAATCTGTTTATTATATAGACTATCAGGGCATGAGGGTGATTTCACTGGATTCGCAAATGATCATCCTTGATGAGTCTTCAGCGAAGGTTCAGTATGAATGGCTGGAGAAGGTATTAAAGGAGAATTCTAACCTATGGACGGTGATCACTTTCCACCATCCGATTTTTTCTACCGCGAAGAGCAGAGACAACAAAGAATTCAGAGAGCGGTTTAAACCGTTATTTGACCGCTATCATGTTGACTTGGTGCTTCAGGGGCATGACCATACCTATAGCCGTGGACAAAACCTGCCGCGTGGACTTTCAGGAAGAGAGGCCGGCGGACCGGTTTACCTGGTTTCTGTAGCAGGCCCGAAAATGTATAAGGTAGATGGTGCGAAATGGATGAATGTTTCCCTGGAAAATACACAACTGTTTCAGATCATCCGTGTAAATGGAGAAGAGCTGAATTTTGAAGCCTACAAAACTTCAGGAGCATTGTTTGATGCTTTCTCCCTGAAGAAAAAAAGCAGAACGGAAGCCGCTGTGTTTACAGAGCTGAATCCGGAAGCCGTAAAGCGGTAG
- a CDS encoding ionic transporter y4hA — protein sequence MKQKLPLPLWTIAAPILAWVAYFGMSLDLGNLYAIILAAALIGGVLAAVHHAEVVAHQVGEPYGTLLLALAITVIEVALIVSLMLTGGPETAALARDTVLAAVMIILTGIIGMCLLVGGARFKEQVFSLQGVSAALVTLTAIMVLTLILPNYTTSRQGPEYSPIQLGFVAIISLVLYGTFVLVQAVRHRDFFLPPEADGDEDVHADPPGKKVALLSTLLLLVCLGIVVLLAKALAPDIENAVLNAGAPKSLVGVIIAAVVLLPEGLAAYRAARKNRLQTSLNLALGSALASIGLTIPAVAIVSMVTGMTITLGIDMKSTVLLLLSQFTIMLSLATGRTNILQGVVLLVIFAVYLFTIIAP from the coding sequence ATGAAACAAAAGCTACCTCTTCCACTCTGGACCATTGCTGCACCCATTTTAGCCTGGGTTGCCTATTTTGGTATGTCCCTCGATCTGGGTAATCTTTATGCTATAATTCTTGCCGCAGCACTGATTGGAGGTGTCTTGGCGGCTGTTCACCATGCGGAAGTCGTGGCGCATCAGGTAGGCGAGCCTTATGGAACGCTTTTACTGGCACTGGCAATTACTGTGATTGAAGTCGCATTGATTGTCTCGCTGATGCTGACTGGCGGCCCCGAAACTGCCGCCCTTGCCCGTGATACGGTACTGGCAGCGGTGATGATCATCCTGACAGGGATTATCGGAATGTGTCTGTTGGTTGGAGGTGCAAGATTTAAAGAACAGGTTTTTAGTTTACAAGGAGTGAGTGCGGCTTTAGTTACGCTAACCGCGATTATGGTTTTGACCTTAATTCTGCCTAATTATACCACCAGCAGACAAGGGCCTGAATATAGCCCCATTCAGTTAGGTTTTGTGGCCATTATATCTCTGGTCTTATATGGAACTTTTGTGTTGGTACAGGCGGTGAGGCACCGCGATTTCTTTCTTCCTCCGGAAGCAGATGGAGACGAGGATGTCCATGCGGATCCACCAGGTAAAAAAGTGGCCCTGTTGAGTACTTTATTGCTATTGGTTTGTCTGGGGATCGTGGTCTTACTTGCAAAAGCACTGGCGCCAGATATAGAAAATGCAGTATTGAACGCCGGAGCTCCAAAATCTTTGGTAGGAGTGATCATCGCGGCAGTCGTATTGTTGCCGGAGGGGCTTGCTGCGTACAGGGCCGCCAGGAAAAACCGTTTACAGACGAGTCTTAACCTGGCATTGGGCTCGGCGCTGGCCAGTATTGGCCTGACTATTCCTGCGGTCGCGATCGTTTCCATGGTTACCGGAATGACGATCACGCTGGGAATTGACATGAAATCAACGGTGTTGTTGCTGCTTTCTCAGTTTACCATCATGCTTTCACTTGCAACAGGGCGAACAAATATCCTGCAGGGAGTTGTGCTGCTGGTCATTTTTGCAGTTTACCTGTTTACGATTATTGCGCCCTGA
- a CDS encoding SusC/RagA family TonB-linked outer membrane protein — protein MKKSAVTNQLIFKVMRFFVLVYAIVSLMLVAGQATPLKAQILTDRISLNFKQGTLAEFLKAVEKKSEITFVYTNAAPFLNKEVNQLKADNELLSALLNRVFKPLQLTYVSLNKQVIIKKAVRITGKVTDEKGLAMPGVSVLEKNSNNGTVTDLTGHYSLDVSDKSGTLIFKMMGYQPKEQAIAEGNVINISLLPDETGLAEVVVTALGIKRSEKALGYSIAVVKGSDVNTVKEVNVINSLAGKIAGVNVVSTGSDPGSTALITIRGQSSIATDNQPLFVVDGVPVARSLRTPSTTGRSSVDYGSPVADLSPDDIESVTVLKGASAAALYGSRAGSGVVLITTKSGSSQKKGLGISVNSNAMYDQAWLFPHFQSQFGGGEYTDDPDVSMASWGPRLDVGTKHLQWNSPLDAAGKPIPTDWVSHKDNARDFFRTGSTYTNNIAITGKNDNGNYRLSFTNMENKGIVPNTDLSRNNLNLAATYVLHPKVKISTNIGYVKNKSDNRPAAYRESVTQLIYSMPANINLKDLENYWKPGRTGTEQFSVDDSDNPYFVAYEHLNAYDRDRLTGNLQLSVDLSKELSLMVRTSLDTYNEMHENKRPFSSKRFKFGAYTVDNSYFKEQNTDVLLSYKKNINSDWFLGLSAGANQMNQSGRSTAQRTESLSIPGVYNISNAQAGTIGNSQYNSRKRINSVYGLGQLSFRDMIFMDVSGRNDWSSTLPEKNNSYFYPSVSLSAILTDVFKLKSDVLSYAKLRANWAQVGSDTDPYQLYNTIPFNQDWGDVKRATIEFNLKNNFLKPEIATSYEFGTDLRFFSNRIGIELTWYKTNKRNQIINIPTTITSGAANRLINAGNIQNSGWEIGLNATPLNGALKWEINANFSKNENKVIALMDGLPEYSMGSADGDNIRYLIKEGTKIGDFYTPSYTKIKEGPHAGAALLDKNGHYIRNTAEYVKVGNYNPDFTVGLNNTFTYKNLSLNVLVDWRKGGDFYSYVVKSLLTAGLTDNTITGRDAQTGGLAWTDSQGIKRNDGMIIPGYIANGDGSYKENNVVIAASDYYDNTYNKYYERLTYSATFIKLREASLTYTFNNKLLKKLPLSNLSVSLIGRNLYTWTKNGLGYDPETTMSISDGFKQGVGHWTLPGTRSYGLKLTGNF, from the coding sequence ATGAAAAAGTCAGCAGTGACTAATCAATTAATTTTTAAAGTAATGCGTTTTTTTGTTCTCGTTTACGCAATTGTTTCCCTGATGCTGGTCGCAGGTCAGGCAACACCCCTAAAGGCACAGATCCTGACAGACCGGATCAGTCTGAATTTTAAACAGGGTACCTTAGCTGAATTTCTGAAAGCTGTAGAAAAGAAATCAGAAATCACTTTTGTGTATACCAATGCCGCGCCTTTTTTAAACAAAGAGGTCAATCAGCTGAAAGCTGATAACGAATTGTTAAGTGCCTTGCTAAACAGGGTGTTCAAACCCTTACAGCTCACCTATGTTTCGCTGAACAAACAGGTGATCATCAAAAAAGCAGTTCGCATCACTGGTAAGGTCACTGACGAAAAAGGGCTGGCTATGCCTGGAGTTAGTGTCCTGGAAAAGAACAGTAACAATGGAACGGTCACTGACCTGACTGGGCACTATAGCCTGGATGTCTCTGATAAAAGCGGCACCTTGATTTTTAAAATGATGGGTTATCAGCCTAAGGAACAGGCGATCGCCGAAGGCAATGTCATCAACATCAGCCTGCTTCCTGATGAGACAGGACTGGCAGAGGTGGTGGTTACCGCCTTGGGAATCAAGCGTTCAGAAAAAGCTTTGGGTTATTCCATTGCAGTAGTAAAAGGATCCGATGTAAATACGGTTAAGGAAGTCAATGTGATCAATTCCCTGGCGGGAAAAATTGCCGGGGTAAATGTAGTGAGTACGGGCTCCGATCCAGGATCTACTGCTTTGATTACCATTAGAGGGCAATCTTCCATTGCCACCGACAACCAGCCGCTGTTCGTCGTAGATGGAGTTCCTGTGGCACGTTCCCTCCGGACACCCTCCACTACCGGAAGGTCTTCTGTAGATTATGGAAGTCCGGTGGCCGATTTGAGTCCTGACGACATTGAAAGTGTTACCGTTTTAAAAGGAGCAAGCGCGGCAGCATTATATGGAAGTCGTGCGGGAAGTGGGGTAGTACTCATCACCACTAAAAGTGGTTCCAGTCAGAAAAAAGGATTGGGAATCAGCGTAAATTCCAATGCCATGTACGACCAGGCCTGGTTATTCCCGCATTTTCAAAGTCAGTTTGGAGGAGGGGAATATACCGATGATCCGGATGTTTCGATGGCCTCCTGGGGACCGCGTTTAGATGTAGGTACAAAACACCTGCAATGGAACAGTCCATTGGATGCAGCAGGGAAACCTATACCTACAGATTGGGTATCCCATAAGGACAATGCAAGAGATTTTTTCAGAACAGGCTCCACTTATACCAATAATATCGCTATTACCGGGAAAAACGACAATGGGAATTACAGGTTATCCTTTACCAATATGGAGAATAAGGGAATTGTTCCCAATACAGACCTGAGTCGCAATAACCTGAATCTTGCTGCCACCTATGTTTTACACCCAAAGGTAAAGATCAGCACCAATATCGGTTATGTGAAAAATAAGAGCGACAATCGCCCTGCGGCCTATCGGGAGAGCGTGACGCAGCTCATCTATTCCATGCCTGCAAATATCAACCTTAAGGATCTGGAGAATTATTGGAAACCTGGAAGGACGGGTACGGAACAGTTTTCTGTAGATGATTCTGATAACCCATATTTCGTGGCCTATGAACACCTGAATGCGTACGACAGGGACCGTCTGACCGGAAACCTGCAACTTTCGGTTGACCTCAGCAAAGAGTTAAGCCTGATGGTGAGGACGAGTCTGGATACTTATAATGAAATGCATGAAAATAAAAGGCCCTTCAGTTCCAAGCGTTTTAAGTTCGGTGCGTATACGGTAGACAACAGTTATTTTAAAGAACAGAATACGGATGTGCTCCTGAGTTATAAGAAAAACATCAATTCCGACTGGTTTCTCGGGCTTTCCGCAGGAGCGAATCAGATGAACCAGAGCGGTCGAAGTACGGCACAAAGAACGGAAAGTCTAAGCATCCCCGGTGTATACAACATTAGCAATGCTCAGGCAGGAACGATCGGCAATTCCCAGTACAATTCCCGCAAAAGGATCAATAGTGTTTATGGATTGGGGCAACTTTCCTTCAGAGATATGATCTTTATGGATGTCAGCGGCCGGAACGACTGGTCGAGTACGCTGCCGGAAAAGAACAATTCCTATTTTTATCCTTCCGTTTCACTGAGTGCCATCCTGACCGATGTTTTTAAATTGAAGTCGGACGTGCTTTCTTATGCCAAGCTGCGCGCCAACTGGGCACAGGTAGGTAGTGATACGGATCCTTACCAATTGTACAATACCATTCCTTTTAATCAGGATTGGGGAGATGTAAAAAGGGCAACAATAGAGTTCAACCTGAAGAATAACTTTCTGAAACCAGAAATTGCCACCTCTTATGAGTTTGGAACAGACCTGCGTTTTTTCTCCAACCGCATTGGAATTGAGCTGACCTGGTATAAAACGAATAAGAGAAACCAGATCATTAATATCCCGACAACGATTACTTCAGGTGCTGCGAACCGGTTAATCAATGCCGGTAACATTCAGAATAGCGGATGGGAAATCGGGTTAAATGCGACTCCACTCAATGGAGCGCTGAAATGGGAAATCAATGCCAACTTCAGCAAAAATGAGAACAAGGTCATTGCGCTGATGGACGGACTTCCTGAGTATTCTATGGGAAGCGCCGATGGCGATAACATTCGTTACCTGATTAAAGAAGGAACAAAGATCGGAGATTTTTATACGCCTAGTTATACTAAAATTAAAGAGGGCCCCCATGCCGGAGCCGCATTGCTTGATAAAAACGGACATTACATCAGAAACACGGCGGAATATGTAAAGGTGGGGAATTACAATCCTGATTTTACCGTAGGATTGAACAATACATTTACCTATAAGAACCTCAGTCTTAATGTGCTGGTCGACTGGCGAAAAGGAGGTGATTTTTATTCTTATGTGGTGAAAAGTTTGCTTACCGCAGGGTTGACAGACAATACCATCACTGGTAGAGATGCACAGACAGGTGGTCTTGCCTGGACCGATTCTCAGGGCATCAAAAGAAATGACGGGATGATCATTCCCGGATATATTGCCAATGGGGATGGAAGTTATAAAGAGAATAATGTAGTGATTGCCGCTTCGGATTATTATGACAATACCTATAATAAGTACTATGAGCGCTTAACCTATTCTGCCACTTTTATAAAGCTGCGTGAAGCTTCACTGACCTATACATTTAACAATAAGCTGCTGAAGAAACTTCCGCTGAGCAACCTGTCGGTTTCCCTCATTGGCAGAAACCTGTATACCTGGACGAAGAACGGTTTGGGCTATGATCCGGAAACGACCATGAGCATCAGCGACGGATTTAAACAGGGGGTAGGCCATTGGACTTTACCCGGAACACGTTCTTATGGACTTAAATTAACCGGTAATTTTTAA
- a CDS encoding ATP-binding protein, with protein MQLSPETPPQTLHQSYFDGGGEMGALTRSYDWSKTVLGPPEHWSQSLLTTIGIMLKSRFPMFLWWGTELIQFYNDAYRPSLGNEGKHPKALGQPGEECWPEIWPVIKPLIDQVLSGGAATWSEDQLIPIYRNNRLEDVYWTFSYSKVDDGPGRPGGVLVICSETTEKVNTLQKMEKTVTELAESESRLRYMLADAPVAIALFSGKELLIEAANKKILEVWGKTEEVIGKPLHIAIPELKDQPFLQIMNTVFTTGKPFYGNEVKAFLEQNHKLEEIYSNFVYQPLKNADGETNGIVLVANIITEQVIARKKVEQAEEMLRLSIEAANVGTWYMDVNTRNFIPSSRMKELYGYYPHEEVSYDAVINQIPEEYRNKVRLAVEQAIASGESYSIEHPVIGYHDQTLRWVRALGKLYPRTAGHVAHFSGLTLDITEQKQDEMRKNDFIGMVSHELKTPLTSLNGYLQLLIAKTKKMEDAFTSTSLEKAHVQVKKMSTMINGFLNISRLESGKIHLDMEVFDLDQLIREIMEETKPTLQHHTLTLSPCLPVSIYADREKIGSVISNLLSNAIKYSPKGKKIEVHCQPHEGIVEVSVKDEGMGIKPQAIEKLFERFYRVETKHTQNISGFGIGLYLCAEILLHHGGKIWVESEIGVGSTFYFSLPLAP; from the coding sequence ATGCAGCTATCTCCAGAGACCCCTCCTCAAACACTTCATCAGAGCTATTTTGATGGTGGCGGTGAAATGGGAGCCCTTACCCGTTCCTACGACTGGTCTAAAACCGTGTTGGGTCCTCCGGAACATTGGTCTCAGAGCTTGCTGACCACCATTGGCATTATGCTAAAATCCCGCTTTCCCATGTTTTTATGGTGGGGAACAGAACTGATCCAGTTTTATAACGATGCTTATCGACCGAGTCTGGGCAATGAGGGCAAACATCCAAAAGCACTAGGCCAGCCTGGAGAAGAATGCTGGCCGGAGATCTGGCCGGTCATTAAACCCTTAATCGATCAGGTCCTTTCCGGTGGAGCAGCTACCTGGAGTGAAGATCAGCTCATCCCTATTTACCGCAACAACCGTTTGGAGGATGTTTACTGGACCTTTAGTTACAGTAAAGTTGATGATGGCCCGGGTAGACCCGGTGGCGTCCTGGTGATCTGTTCGGAGACCACCGAAAAAGTGAATACTTTACAAAAAATGGAAAAGACCGTCACTGAACTTGCAGAGAGTGAATCCAGATTGAGGTATATGCTGGCCGATGCACCGGTAGCCATCGCCCTATTTTCAGGCAAAGAACTCCTCATTGAAGCGGCCAATAAAAAGATTCTGGAAGTTTGGGGTAAGACAGAAGAAGTAATTGGAAAACCACTTCATATCGCGATCCCGGAGTTAAAAGACCAGCCCTTTCTCCAGATCATGAACACTGTATTTACCACAGGAAAACCATTTTATGGAAATGAAGTCAAAGCCTTTCTCGAGCAAAACCATAAACTGGAAGAGATCTATTCTAATTTTGTATATCAACCCTTAAAAAATGCGGATGGAGAAACGAACGGGATTGTGCTCGTGGCCAATATCATCACAGAACAGGTCATTGCGAGAAAAAAAGTAGAACAGGCAGAAGAAATGCTGCGCTTATCCATCGAAGCAGCCAATGTGGGCACCTGGTATATGGATGTAAACACCAGGAATTTTATTCCTTCTTCAAGGATGAAGGAGTTGTATGGATATTATCCTCATGAGGAAGTTTCTTATGATGCGGTGATCAATCAGATTCCCGAAGAATATAGAAACAAGGTCAGGCTTGCGGTAGAACAGGCCATTGCAAGCGGAGAAAGCTATAGCATTGAGCATCCTGTTATCGGATATCATGACCAGACCCTAAGGTGGGTCAGGGCCCTGGGGAAACTCTACCCGCGGACTGCCGGGCATGTCGCCCATTTTTCAGGTCTGACACTCGACATCACCGAGCAAAAGCAGGATGAAATGCGCAAGAATGATTTTATAGGTATGGTTAGTCATGAGCTAAAAACACCGCTGACTTCCCTCAACGGTTACCTGCAGCTCCTGATCGCAAAAACGAAGAAAATGGAAGATGCTTTTACCTCTACTTCTTTGGAAAAAGCGCATGTACAGGTAAAAAAGATGAGTACTATGATCAACGGTTTCCTGAATATCTCCCGCCTGGAATCAGGAAAGATCCACCTGGACATGGAGGTTTTCGATCTGGATCAGTTGATCAGGGAAATTATGGAGGAGACAAAACCTACTTTACAACACCATACCCTAACTTTATCCCCATGTCTTCCGGTCAGTATTTATGCAGACCGTGAAAAGATCGGATCTGTCATTTCGAATTTATTGAGCAATGCCATCAAGTATTCGCCCAAAGGCAAAAAAATAGAAGTCCACTGCCAGCCACATGAAGGTATTGTGGAGGTAAGCGTAAAAGACGAAGGAATGGGAATCAAGCCTCAGGCCATTGAGAAGCTGTTTGAACGTTTCTACAGGGTAGAGACCAAACACACACAAAACATTTCAGGCTTTGGAATCGGCCTGTATCTTTGTGCCGAAATTTTGCTGCATCATGGCGGCAAAATATGGGTGGAGAGTGAAATCGGTGTAGGCTCAACTTTTTACTTTAGTCTTCCGCTGGCCCCTTAG
- a CDS encoding GyrI-like domain-containing protein translates to MEKLDLTKAYKAYYTATNQPELINIPAASFLSIEGIGDPSGQQYADKLQALYSVAYAIKFAFKALGKDFTVAKLEGLWSFDESKYPQLSMAEASVKVPRAEWRYRTMIRMPEFVTATQVDIAIRQVLDKKQISLVKEITFFQMTEGKSVQMLHTGPFANEPETLQKMMEFIQLHKLERNGLHHEIYLSDFRKTAPEKLRTILREPVK, encoded by the coding sequence ATGGAAAAATTAGATTTAACAAAAGCGTATAAAGCCTATTATACCGCGACCAATCAGCCAGAGCTGATCAACATTCCCGCAGCATCTTTTTTATCGATCGAAGGGATTGGAGATCCTTCCGGTCAGCAATATGCGGATAAGTTACAGGCACTGTATTCCGTAGCTTACGCGATTAAGTTTGCCTTTAAAGCACTAGGTAAAGATTTCACCGTAGCAAAGCTGGAAGGCCTTTGGAGTTTTGACGAAAGTAAATATCCGCAATTGAGCATGGCAGAAGCCTCAGTTAAAGTCCCCAGAGCAGAATGGCGCTACAGAACGATGATCCGGATGCCGGAATTTGTGACTGCTACGCAGGTGGACATTGCGATCCGGCAAGTGCTGGATAAAAAACAAATATCACTCGTTAAAGAAATAACATTCTTCCAAATGACAGAAGGAAAATCGGTACAGATGCTCCATACTGGTCCTTTTGCCAATGAACCGGAAACATTGCAAAAAATGATGGAGTTCATACAACTACATAAATTGGAGAGAAATGGGCTCCATCATGAAATTTACCTTTCTGATTTTCGAAAAACAGCGCCCGAAAAGTTGAGAACCATTTTAAGGGAGCCGGTTAAGTAA
- a CDS encoding OmpA family protein: MKILRTRTLIVAIGLLTLSMQACKTKKLVAKPTPPVETKAPPVEEKQPEKAPVEEKATPAPEEKANFNFSNVQFEFNSDVLKTASFEILDQVVREMKKEPGVKLTLNGHSSAEGTPEHNMSLSVDRANSVKSYLVNAGINGGNLLIKGYGATKPVTPNTTEEGKTLNRRVEFKVNP; this comes from the coding sequence ATGAAAATTCTAAGAACCCGTACACTGATCGTTGCGATAGGGCTATTGACCCTTTCGATGCAGGCTTGTAAAACGAAAAAATTAGTCGCAAAGCCTACACCTCCGGTAGAGACAAAAGCTCCTCCCGTTGAAGAAAAACAACCTGAAAAAGCTCCTGTAGAAGAGAAAGCTACTCCAGCTCCGGAAGAAAAAGCAAACTTTAACTTCAGCAATGTCCAGTTTGAGTTTAACTCTGACGTCCTGAAAACAGCTTCTTTTGAAATTCTGGATCAGGTGGTAAGAGAAATGAAAAAGGAACCAGGAGTAAAGTTGACTTTAAATGGTCATTCTTCTGCGGAAGGTACTCCGGAACACAACATGTCTTTATCTGTGGATAGAGCAAACTCTGTAAAATCTTACCTGGTAAATGCCGGTATTAATGGTGGTAACCTATTGATCAAAGGCTATGGAGCAACAAAACCGGTTACGCCGAACACCACAGAAGAAGGAAAAACTTTAAACCGTCGTGTAGAATTTAAAGTAAATCCATAA
- a CDS encoding SusD/RagB family nutrient-binding outer membrane lipoprotein, whose translation MMKFNYNPIPVLLVWLMIFSSCTKDFKEINTNPNSPEMTNTEFLMSDVLLSTAYAYQENAVSRRPASAGRYLSLVRNTGYDLFAWGPVGWDDIYQRLAVNKTFMETAASRNEKQYIAIGKIMKAFNFAYLSDLYGDIPYTQALKSKEENIIYPEYDRQENIYPDLLKELAEANELLKGATSDINAKGDVLYKGKALQWRKFANTLRLRMLLRISKAYAPAFTEMQQILNDKAGFPVFESAADNAEIAYLGNLAAYSWPGGPLAMIDFDYLKTKASKELVDRLIARKDPRLEVWIEPVKSTVGSTVDVNKYVGVPHAIDAPSAYNGGEDHQSVFSASFFRKNGGAGNPALKASLITYTELCFILAEAMQQGKITVPGESASSMYYKGIKESMGTYGVEAKAVAEGYYDQDIVKYNGTLDQLMTQKWLAMLFKGAEGWFDQRRTGFPAFVTGPLAAGRGIPKRYVFPDSESAKNNVNYQKAVGVFGADQEYTLMWYLK comes from the coding sequence ATGATGAAATTTAACTATAACCCGATCCCGGTACTGTTGGTATGGCTGATGATATTCAGCTCCTGTACCAAAGATTTTAAAGAGATCAATACCAATCCGAATTCTCCGGAAATGACGAATACCGAGTTTTTAATGTCAGATGTTTTACTCTCTACCGCCTATGCTTATCAGGAAAATGCGGTTTCAAGACGTCCGGCATCTGCAGGGCGTTACCTTTCTCTGGTACGCAATACCGGTTATGACCTTTTTGCCTGGGGGCCGGTGGGTTGGGATGATATTTATCAGCGCCTGGCAGTGAATAAAACTTTTATGGAAACGGCGGCCTCAAGAAATGAAAAACAATATATTGCCATAGGGAAAATTATGAAGGCTTTTAATTTTGCCTATCTCAGTGACCTTTATGGCGATATTCCCTATACTCAGGCATTGAAGTCTAAGGAAGAGAACATCATTTATCCGGAATACGACCGTCAGGAAAATATCTATCCTGACCTGTTAAAGGAGCTGGCTGAAGCCAATGAGTTGTTGAAGGGTGCTACTTCCGACATCAATGCCAAAGGCGATGTCTTGTACAAAGGAAAAGCTTTACAATGGAGGAAATTTGCCAATACGCTGCGGTTGAGAATGTTGCTGCGCATTTCCAAGGCCTATGCGCCTGCATTTACTGAAATGCAGCAGATCCTGAACGACAAAGCTGGTTTTCCGGTGTTTGAAAGTGCTGCCGATAATGCCGAAATCGCGTATCTCGGGAACCTTGCTGCCTATAGCTGGCCGGGAGGTCCTCTGGCAATGATAGATTTTGATTACCTGAAAACCAAAGCAAGTAAAGAGTTGGTAGACCGCCTTATTGCCCGTAAGGATCCACGTCTGGAGGTTTGGATTGAGCCGGTAAAGAGCACGGTCGGATCTACTGTTGATGTTAATAAATATGTAGGCGTTCCACATGCGATTGATGCCCCTTCTGCCTATAATGGAGGAGAGGATCACCAGTCCGTTTTTTCTGCTTCTTTCTTCAGGAAAAACGGCGGGGCGGGTAACCCAGCCTTAAAAGCAAGCCTTATTACTTATACCGAGTTGTGTTTTATCCTGGCAGAGGCTATGCAACAAGGCAAAATCACTGTTCCTGGTGAATCTGCCTCGTCGATGTATTATAAAGGGATTAAAGAATCTATGGGAACATATGGTGTGGAAGCGAAGGCAGTTGCAGAGGGGTATTACGATCAGGACATCGTTAAATACAACGGCACATTGGATCAGCTGATGACCCAAAAATGGCTGGCCATGTTGTTTAAGGGGGCTGAGGGCTGGTTTGATCAACGCCGGACCGGATTTCCTGCATTTGTGACTGGGCCTTTGGCTGCCGGAAGAGGCATTCCTAAACGCTATGTCTTTCCCGATTCAGAGAGCGCAAAGAACAACGTAAATTACCAAAAAGCCGTTGGGGTATTTGGCGCAGATCAGGAATACACCCTGATGTGGTATTTAAAATAA